A single genomic interval of Corvus cornix cornix isolate S_Up_H32 chromosome 1, ASM73873v5, whole genome shotgun sequence harbors:
- the AKAP11 gene encoding A-kinase anchor protein 11 isoform X2: MDMYARAQGNRMKSRISVEKSFGESILHSMKSLLHSRKELCNVSAEECLNQEEQDNFIEITFICFAEEMGTACLQELSAVSVELPDVLKSLQLRKLKENDAVFLKDIKKTLAKPSIMKHENQLPEVFCVMRLSPSFPRIKVDYIFTLLSKYTTGIRYAVEINSSQKHQTETTHGEDDDTNQSVSSIEDDFVTAFEHLDEDESSKIQSAGTCSFTSQNHRDAASQTIPAQSVEAVDSKILVGSAHQKSSARSTLIDIFGLKELSSVKNSVTTSISDPWIQRSFYKPYNPSEQGVNFLRKTLFSSSPAESSESDCSSPSPIIFLDEEGYQKSLKAKLQLPKIPVVKDGIEDSDSEVSEFFDSFDQFDELEQTLENSCKITRNPILGNPAQKRRTAHEKLSSASITMNPQKFKFDRPTLPANVKKPTPRKPESPYSSIFEVPDSPRPVKTSGEENGSFFSPIRTSAFSPLGSCSSSECLCRINLGGDGTGPSHRDAAYSSYSAYADSVSFEILGSVLFSESSPEQVCVETDSKHKRVTLKEKKRQAADLKMKTGKGPEKQAKSKHKSLMIRDSIQKFATELVEKSFGSAFKDLQKGVSSCTNALCHLAARLTSSVFQMAFYEIGRRRAISLKERAINGIANFLVSEAITGALKELRQVKKQIFTNTVARFAADLAEELVFEGIMEVCQFSYPSTPTAQPSSLDYENKVVRSYARDLSESVIQEAFIELSQVDVTFTTQAAISVSMDNIKYVSAESMLESTQTSTVSPNFNDRVALKPIQDSKEEYTVQQALFCTSGVVSSIPVPLAGRALCQQQVSSDAYKAKASTVPNADDSMKVSKDSTHPFFTSRKREEEVASFRNIYLTSDRSQSTESTPSLFCNQNDTKLTNNRSGMNNNSELTSGSKGINTFSGTMVDMIVNEAYEAITSSRVTKAVEEYSDFLTRKVIDKKTYVQGIGEDSPKSMFADHLAKYVIKQSVEESKTLLCNTSENLTCNVSSQTYRDTNQKEQCVIKKQEAEKQSNVSIIVEQQQLPSNNPCKFLTPTHSVQSFLESKDCWQGQKRNKFSSKSPPPCSTVTFAKHVLEDCTDTGSCSITCLNKPSRKSDTQKLSAEALNYRQTDCFLHANSFSSEMFGSEGALQMEEKSSLKLGNTCLMPDTPPPTPLVPCLGSSETNLRKLSKKLKGELAKEFAPATPPSTPYNPSITDLSGTEHDSLENEEFMLKLMRSLSEEVESSEDEDHSEMPVEKEEHSAKTIHYADCLASHIISVATEMAASHLGGKTNEREAGRQTQLGMQKKICGCTAFVNIPEETCNSLWNYAGDMAGKVINEAKKVVKSRHCKLLRLKRVNCQVDCFYLRKGDKDGSSKEWCGPMRDQWPGERDSSVLSLPQGSGTTGLTSKYPSCESVTDEYADHVIRVLKREGGNAELLVDQYASRLAYRSIKSGLQQAARKTKFRYSRKTFPGQNAQVNGKLELIKAENKDAVQQVESSIHRCEGQTFERSAQRMECSELLYFSESLAHSITCDVRKKLKMSGACLPKSLTDSCLYKKNEFDEVTGNLIKRRFSRTFLPFSPDHKLYHSTGNINENGYSEGIIQAIEQYARKVADDTLEMSLESAVLHVADNRKNGDKLSYTEKLSPFSGTVCRCCSMKEHRYCTESISHHLPAQESCVPVRHLLHTGLGDACQNSRVFQLDIPKIHVDVEQRTVFSDKGAIAAVEKAERELSYTSLTADSGIGQDGVSFAGSLTTEIMTSAMTNIGQAVTTSSVGREGFRSVESVVSQQMSLSIGDDSTGSWSNLSFEDEHPDESSSFLHLSDSNGNSSSWSSLGLEGDMYEENLSFPTSDSDGTEDKDEDSKDPVEGLEQIRKTLSIMNIDLEPNLVDPQLRAALQWLAASETEVSDLHFRDTAAREFVFLSRRLRERDWKVGDLLQAVLKYCEMIEKASDGDQALSKSLVNWLLENV, encoded by the exons attacATTTATATGTTTTGCAGAAGAGATGGGTACTGCTTGCTTGCAG gAGTTGTCAGCTGTTTCTGTCGAGCTTCCAGATGTTCTGAAATCGCTCCAGTTGCgcaaactaaaagaaaatgatgCTGTATTTCTAAAAGACATAAAGAAAACCTTGGCAAAACCTTCCATCATGAAACATGAG AATCAGCTCCCTGAAGTGTTTTGTGTGATGAGACTGTCTCCTTCATTCCCAAGAATCAAAGTTGACTATATATTTACCTTGCTAAGCAAGTATACCACAGGCATAAGGTATGCTGTGGAAATAAACTCTTCACAAAAACATCAAACAGAGACAACCCATGGAGAAGATGATGACACCAATCAGTCAGTTTCTTCAATTGAGGATGATTTTGTCACTGCTTTTGAACACTTAGATGAAGATGAATCTTCAAAGATACAAAGTGCTG gtacATGCAGCTTTACTTCTCAAAACCATCGAGATGCTGCTTCACAGACCATCCCTGCTCAAAGTGTAGAAGCTGTTGACTCAAAGATTCTTGTGGGTTCTGCACATCAAAAGTCATCTGCCAGATCTACTTTGATTGATATTTTTGGACTTAAGGAGCTGTCCTCAGTAAAGAATTCAGTTACAACCTCAATTTCTGATCCTTGGATACAAAGGAGTTTCTATAAGCCATATAATCCTTCTGAACAAGGTGTTAATTTTTTACgtaaaacattgttttcttcctctccagctgaaTCCTCTGAGTCAGATTGCTCCAGCCCAAGCCCCATCATCTTCTTAGATGAAGAAGGATATCAAAAAAGTTTGAAGGCAAAACTTCAGCTGCCAAAAATTCCAGTAGTAAAAGATGGTATAGAGGATTCAGACTCAGAAGTAAGTGAATTTTTTGATAGTTTTGATCAGTTTGATGAGCTGGAACAAACCTTGGAAAACTCTTGTAAAATTACTAGGAATCCCATCCTAGGGAATCCTGCCCAGAAAAGGAGGACTGCACATGAAAAATTGTCTTCTGCAAGCATTACAATGAATCCTCAGAAATTCAAGTTTGATCGTCCCACTCTCCCAGCCAATGTAAAGAAACCAACTCCTCGTAAGCCAGAATCACCGTACAGCAGCATCTTTGAGGTCCCAGATTCCCCTCGCCCAGTTAAAACATCAGGGGAAGAGAATGGAAGCTTCTTCAGCCCTATTAGAACATCGGCCTTCAGCCCACTAGGGAGCTGCAGTTCTTCTGAATGTTTGTGTCGAATTAATCTTGGTGGAGATGGGACAGGTCCAAGTCACCGTGATGCAGCTTATAGCAGTTACTCAGCATACGCTGACAGCGTTTCATTTGAAATACTGggttctgttttattttctgagtcCTCACCAGAGCAAGTGTGTGTAGAGACTGATTCGAAGCACAAAAGGGTTactttgaaagagaagaagaggCAGGCTGCAGatctcaaaatgaaaactggtaAGGGACCAGAGAAGCAAGCAAAATCTAAACATAAGTCACTAATGATCAGAGATAGCATTCAAAAATTTGCAACTGAATTGGTTGAAAAAAGTTTTGGCAGTGCATTTAAAGACCTCCAGAAAGGTGTTTCTTCATGCACAAATGCACTTTGCCATTTGGCTGCTAGGTTGACTTCTTCAGTCTTTCAAATGGCTTTTTATGAGATTGGAAGACGTAGAGCAATCTCGCTGAAGGAGCGTGCCATTAATGGCATAGCAAACTTTTTGGTGAGCGAAGCTATAACTGGTGCTTTGAAAGAATTGCGTCAggtaaagaaacaaatatttaccaATACCGTTGCACGGTTTGCAGCTGACCTTGCTGAAGAACTTGTGTTTGAAGGAATCATGGAAGTATGCCAGTTTTCATATCCATCAACACCTACTGCACAGCCCTCATCACTTGATTATGAGAACAAAGTGGTAAGATCCTATGCCCGAGATTTGTCTGAATCTGTCATTCAGGAGGCGTTTATCGAACTATCTCAGGTTGATGTGACCTTCACAACACAAGCAGCCATTAGTGTTTCCATGGACAATATCAAATATGTAAGTGCAGAAAGTATGTTAGAGTCAACACAGACTTCCACAGTTTCTCCTAATTTTAATGATAGAGTAGCACTAAAGCCAATCCAAGACTCCAAGGAGGAATATACAGTACAGCAAGCTCTATTTTGTACCTCTGGTGTTGTGAGTTCAATACCTGTGCCTTTAGCTGGAAGAGCTCTTTGTCAGCAACAGGTTTCCTCTGATGCTTACAAAGCAAAAGCATCCACTGTTCCAAATGCTGATGACAGTATGAAAGTATCGAAAGACTCCACTCATCCATTTTTCACaagcagaaagagagaggaggaagtagcttctttcagaaatatttatctaaCTTCAGATCGCAGTCAAAGTACTGAAAGTACTCCATCACTCTTTTGTAACCAGAATGATACCAAACTAACAAATAACAGATCTGGAATGAACAATAATTCAGAATTAACAAGTGGGTCAAAAGGCATTAATACTTTTTCTGGAACTATGGTAGATATGATTGTAAATGAAGCTTATGAAGCCATAACCTCATCTAGAGTAACAAAAGCAGTAGAAGAGTATTCAgattttttaacaagaaaagtTATAGATAAAAAAACGTATGTGCAAGGTATTGGTGAAGACTCCCCCAAGAGCATGTTTGCAGACCATTTGGCAAAGTATGTCATAAAACAATCTGTGGAAGAAAGTAAAACTCTGTTATGCAACACCAGTGAGAATTTAACATGTAATGTGAGCTCACAGACTTACAGAGATACCAATCAAAAAGAACAATGTGTGATAAAGAAGCAAGAGGCTGAGAAACAAAGTAATGTTTCTATAATTGTGGAACAACAACAGTTGCCTTCAAATAATCCATGTAAATTTCTTACTCCAACTCATTCTGTTCAGAGTTTTTTAGAATCTAAAGATTGTTGGCAgggacaaaaaagaaacaagttttcttcaaaatcacCACCGCCTTGTTCCACTGTGACTTTTGCTAAGCATGTTCTAGAGGACTGTACTGACACAGGAAGCTGTTCAATAACATGCTTAAACAAGCCTTCCAGAAAAAGTGATACCCAGAAACTATCAGCAGAAGCTTTGAATTACAGGCAGACTGATTGTTTTCTGCATGCAAATAGCTTTTCTTCTGAGATGTTTGGCAGTGAAGGTGCTTTgcagatggaagaaaaatcaaGCCTGAAACTTGGAAATACTTGTCTAATGCCCGATACACCCCCACCGACTCCTTTAGTACCATGTCTAGGTAGTTCTGAAACAAACCTAAGAAAGCTGTCCAAGAAACTCAAGGGAGAATTAGCAAAGGAATTTGCACCTGCAACACCACCTTCTACACCCTACAATCCATCCATTACTGATTTGTCTGGAACTGAACACGACTCTTTGGAAAATGAGGAATTTATGCTGAAACTCATGCGGTCGCTTTCTGAAGAAGTGGAAAGTAGTGAAGATGAAGATCATTCTGAAATGCCTGTTGAGAAAGAGGAGCATTCAGCAAAAACAATTCATTATGCAGATTGCCTAGCTAGCCACATAATTTCAGTAGCGACTGAAATGGCTGCTTCCCATTTAGGTGGTAAAACAAACGAAAGAGAAGCTGGTAGGCAGACTCAGTTAGgtatgcaaaagaaaatatgcGGATGTACTGCATTTGTAAATATCCCAGAAGAGACATGCAATTCCTTGTGGAATTATGCAGGTGATATGGCGGGAAAAGTCATCAATGAGGCCAAGAAAGTAGTGAAATCAAGGCATTGTAAGCTGTTGAGGTTGAAGCGCGTTAACTGCCAGGTGGATTGCTTTTATTTGAGAAAAGGTGATAAAGATGGCAGTTCAAAAGAATGGTGTGGCCCAATGCGGGACCAGTGGCCTGGGGAGAGAGATTCATCTGTGCTTTCTTTACCACAAGGTTCAGGCACGACAGGTTTGACTTCCAAGTACCCGAGCTGTGAAAGTGTGACTGACGAATACGCAGATCATGTTATCCGGGttctgaaaagagaaggaggTAACGCTGAGCTGTTGGTGGATCAGTACGCCAGCAGACTTGCTTACAGGTCTATCAAATCGGGCTTGCAGCAAGCTGCTAGAAAAACCAAATTCAGATACAGCAGAAAGACATTTCCTGGGCAAAATGCACAGGTAAATGGTAAGCTGGAGCTGATCAAAGCAGAGAATAAAGATGCAGTACAGCAAGTGGAAAGCAGCATTCATCGCTGTGAAGGCCAAACGTTCGAGAGGAGCGCACAGAGAATGGAATGTTCAGAGTTGTTATATTTTTCCGAATCCCTTGCTCACAGTATCACTTGTGATGtcaggaagaaactgaaaatgtcaGGAGCGTGTTTGCCAAAGTCTCTAACAGATTCCTGTCTAtataaaaagaatgaatttgATGAAGTCACAGGGAATCTCATTAAAAGAAGGTTTTCTAggacatttcttcctttctccccagaTCATAAACTCTATCATAGTACAGgtaatataaatgaaaatggCTACAGTGAAGGCATAATTCAAGCTATAGAACAATATGCTAGGAAAGTAGCAGATGATACTCTAGAAATGAGTTTAGAGTCAGCTGTTCTCCATGTGGCTGATAACAGAAAAAATGGGGATAAGCTCTCATATACTGAGAAACTGTCTCCTTTTTCTGGAACTGTCTGTAGATGCTGCAGTATGAAGGAACATCGGTACTGTACAGAAAGTATATCCCATCATCTACCTGCACAAGAATCCTGCGTTCCAGTGCGGCATCTTCTTCATACTGGATTGGGTGATGCCTGTCAAAATTCAAGAGTGTTTCAGCTCGATATTCCCAAAATTCACGTTGACGTAGAACAGAGGACAGTGTTTTCTGACAAGGGGGCTATTGCAGCTgtagagaaagcagaaagagagcTGAGTTACACAAGTCTGACAGCTGACAGTGGTATTGGACAAGATGGAGTCAGTTTTGCTGGAAGCCTTACTACTGAAATAATGACATCAGCTATGACTAATATTGGTCAGGCAGTTACCACAAG CTCTGTTGGAAGAGAAGGATTTCGCTCTGTTGAATCAGTTGTTAGCCAGCAGATGAGTCTTAGTATTGGTGATGATAGCACTGGGAGTTGGTCCAATCTAAGTTTTGAAGATGAACATCCTGATGAGAGCAGCAGTTTTCTTCACCTAAGTGACAG TAATGGTAACAGCAGTAGCTGGAGCAGTCTTGGTTTAGAAGGGGATATGTATGAGGAGAATTTATCCTTTCCAACATCAGACAG tgatgGAACAGAAGATAAAGATGAAGATTCCAAGGATCCTGTAGAAG GTTTGGAGCAAATCCGAAAGACTTTATCAATAATGAATATTGATCTGGAACCAAATCTAGTGGAcccccagctcagagcagcactCCAGTGGTTGGCAGCTTCTGAAACAGAGGTGTCTGATCTTCACTTTCGTGACACTGCTGCAAGGGAATTTGTCTTT CTTTCCAGAAGACTGAGAGAAAGAGACTGGAAAGTTGGAGATCTCTTGCAAGCAGTGCTGAAATATTGTGAAATGATAGAGAAAGCATCTGATGGAGATCAAGCTCTAAGTAAATCTTTGGTCAATTGGCTTCtggaaaatgtctga